A genome region from Vallitalea okinawensis includes the following:
- a CDS encoding CdaR family transcriptional regulator codes for MVINQQLAQKLVDKIMDNLGYNINIMNDEGIIIASGNQERVGTYHTIAKEVIKQNKTMVIYRDDEVHYKGVKAGINMPFFFKEQLAGVIGITGDPDEIQNAAELVRMATEVMLDQEFLKERIFSHQSQKTFFINRLLNINEEEVGEIKQWGTRLGYNMDIPRVVCLISLHNIRALSKTSPLYTSANIRNNILSLIKESNLHSKEDISAYINVNEIIIFKSIFHIEEYREAMQKYADEIYQSVQMKYPLVWNIVVGTYHEGILGLQKGYEEAGAVKNFIADSTLVFSEDFQFEYLISRVPQEYMDHFLKEKYLLLSEDEQLLKTVLSLVESNMCIKEAADRLYIHRNTMNFRMKKIKELFGIDPFNNEEDRQFLWLLVMYIKLYGVDQSK; via the coding sequence ATGGTCATTAATCAACAATTAGCACAGAAGTTAGTGGATAAAATCATGGATAATCTAGGTTATAACATTAATATCATGAACGATGAAGGTATCATCATTGCAAGTGGTAATCAAGAACGAGTGGGTACTTACCATACCATCGCCAAAGAAGTCATTAAGCAAAACAAGACCATGGTTATCTATAGAGATGATGAAGTTCATTACAAAGGGGTTAAAGCTGGAATCAATATGCCTTTCTTTTTTAAAGAACAATTAGCTGGTGTTATCGGTATTACTGGGGATCCTGATGAAATACAAAACGCAGCGGAATTAGTTCGAATGGCTACAGAAGTTATGCTAGATCAGGAATTCTTAAAGGAAAGAATTTTCTCCCACCAAAGTCAAAAGACTTTTTTTATTAATCGTTTATTGAATATCAATGAAGAGGAAGTAGGGGAAATCAAGCAATGGGGGACAAGATTAGGCTATAACATGGATATACCAAGAGTTGTATGTCTCATATCCTTGCACAATATAAGAGCTCTATCAAAGACCTCGCCACTGTACACCTCAGCGAATATTCGTAACAATATATTATCCCTTATTAAAGAATCGAACCTCCATAGTAAAGAAGATATTTCAGCCTATATCAATGTTAATGAGATCATTATATTTAAAAGTATATTTCATATAGAAGAATATAGAGAAGCTATGCAGAAATATGCTGATGAGATTTATCAAAGTGTTCAAATGAAGTACCCATTAGTATGGAACATTGTTGTAGGAACTTATCATGAAGGAATTTTAGGTCTTCAGAAAGGCTATGAAGAAGCAGGTGCAGTTAAGAATTTTATAGCTGATAGCACACTTGTTTTCTCAGAAGACTTTCAATTTGAATACTTAATATCAAGAGTACCTCAGGAGTATATGGATCATTTTCTTAAGGAGAAGTACTTACTATTATCAGAAGATGAACAGCTGCTAAAAACTGTCCTAAGTCTTGTAGAAAGTAATATGTGTATCAAGGAAGCAGCTGATCGACTATATATCCATCGTAATACAATGAATTTCCGAATGAAGAAAATTAAAGAGCTTTTTGGAATTGACCCCTTTAATAATGAAGAGGATCGGCAATTTCTTTGGCTGCTTGTTATGTACATTAAATTATATGGTGTTGATCAATCAAAATAA
- the tuf gene encoding elongation factor Tu — MAKAKFERNKPHVNIGTIGHVDHGKTTLTAAITYTLHKRLGTGEAVAFENIDKAPEERERGITISTAHVEYETENRHYAHVDCPGHADYVKNMITGAAQMDGAILVCSAADGPMPQTREHILLSRQVGVPYIVVFLNKADMVDDEELIELVEMEIRELLSEYEFPGDDTPIVIGSALKALEDPSSEWGDKILELMAEVDAYIPAPERDVDKPFLMPVEDVFSITGRGTVATGRIERGVLHVSDEIEIVGIVEESRKVVCTGVEMFRKLLDEGQAGDNIGALLRGVQRDDIERGQVLAKPGSITPHTKYKGQVYVLSKDEGGRHTPFFNNYRPQFYFRTTDVTGVIQLPEGTEMCMPGDNVEMEIELIAPIAMEQGLRFAIREGGRTVGAGTVAEIIE; from the coding sequence ATGGCAAAAGCTAAGTTTGAAAGAAATAAACCACATGTTAACATTGGTACTATCGGTCACGTTGACCATGGTAAAACAACTTTAACAGCAGCAATTACTTACACTTTACACAAAAGATTAGGTACTGGTGAAGCTGTTGCATTCGAAAATATCGATAAAGCTCCAGAAGAGAGAGAGCGTGGTATCACTATCTCTACTGCACACGTTGAGTACGAAACTGAAAATCGTCACTACGCACACGTTGACTGCCCAGGCCATGCTGACTACGTTAAAAACATGATCACTGGTGCTGCTCAAATGGACGGTGCTATCTTAGTATGTTCTGCAGCTGATGGTCCAATGCCTCAAACTCGTGAGCATATCTTATTATCTCGTCAGGTAGGTGTACCTTACATCGTTGTTTTCTTAAACAAAGCTGATATGGTAGACGATGAAGAGTTAATTGAATTAGTAGAAATGGAAATCAGAGAATTATTATCTGAGTATGAATTCCCAGGTGACGATACTCCTATCGTTATCGGTTCTGCTTTAAAAGCATTAGAAGACCCAAGTTCAGAGTGGGGCGACAAAATCTTAGAATTAATGGCTGAAGTTGATGCTTACATCCCAGCTCCAGAAAGAGATGTTGACAAACCATTCCTTATGCCTGTAGAGGACGTATTCTCAATCACTGGTCGTGGTACTGTTGCAACTGGTAGAATTGAGCGTGGTGTTCTTCACGTATCTGATGAAATTGAAATCGTTGGTATCGTTGAAGAATCAAGAAAAGTAGTTTGTACAGGAGTAGAAATGTTCCGTAAATTATTAGACGAAGGTCAAGCTGGTGATAACATTGGTGCGTTACTTCGTGGTGTTCAAAGAGATGATATTGAAAGAGGTCAAGTTTTAGCTAAGCCTGGTTCAATTACTCCACATACAAAATACAAAGGTCAAGTTTACGTATTAAGTAAAGATGAGGGTGGACGTCATACTCCATTCTTCAACAACTATAGACCTCAATTCTATTTCAGAACAACTGACGTAACTGGTGTAATCCAATTACCAGAAGGTACTGAAATGTGTATGCCTGGCGATAATGTAGAAATGGAAATTGAGTTAATCGCTCCAATCGCGATGGAACAAGGTTTACGTTTCGCTATCCGTGAAGGTGGTAGAACTGTAGGTGCTGGTACTGTAGCTGAAATTATCGAGTAA